Part of the Olsenella profusa DSM 13989 genome, GTCCGCCTCGCTACCCTTCGCGGACTCCTCTACCACACCCGAGGGCCGCATCGCCCTGGAGCGCGTGTTCGTCTCCGAACAGCTTGCCGTGTTCAGGAAGTGCCCCGCGTGGTTCTTCCAGACGTGGAAGACCGAAGGTCGCCTGTCTGGTTGGGACGCACGGGTGGCGCTCGCCACGTTCGAGCGGGCGATGCTCGCGTGAGCACGTCTGGCGTCCCGCACGGCGGCGTGCTCTCGATGGTGGGCACGCCCATCGGCAACCTGGGCGATGCGTCCCCGCGCGTGCTGGACACGCTGCGCCAGGCGGACGTGTTACTCTGCGAGGACACGCGCGTGACCTCAAGGCTGCTGTCCCACTTTGGCGTTCGCGTGTCGCTGCAGCGTGCGGACGAGAACACCCTGGCCTCCCGCATCGCGCCCACGCTCGGGCGCATCGCGGCCGGGGAGCGCGTGGCCTTCGTGTCCGACGCGGGCATGCCGGGCGTCTCCGATCCGGGACAGCGCCTGGTGGATGCCACGCTCGATGCGGGCCTGCGCGTGGAGGTCATCCCCGGTCCGAGTGCCGTCACCTGTGCGCTCGTGGCCTCGGGGCTTCCCATGGAGCACTTCTTCTTCGAGGGGTTCCTCCCGCGCAGGCACAAGGCCCAGCTGGAGCGCCTGCGCGCGCTGGCGTCCGTGCCGGGTGCCCTTGTGGTGTACGAGAGCCCTCATCGCGTGGCCGCGACGCTGGCCACCATCGCCGAGGCGTTTCCCATGAGACAGGTTGCCCTCGTGCGCGAGCTCACCAAGCTGCATGAGGAGGTCGTGCGGGGGGTGGCCCCCCATGTGGCGGCAGAGCTTGCGGCATGCGGGGAGGTTCGGGGCGAGTGCGTCGTGATCATCGGCGCACCGGAGGAGGACGAGGCCACGTCTGTGCCCGTGCGGCCACTCGAGGATGCCATCGCTGCCGGCCTTGCGGCCGACGAGCCCCCCAGCGCGCTTGCCAAGCGCCTTGCCAGGGAGTATGGCCTTCCCAAGCCGCAGGTGTACGACCGGGTGGTGAAGGCGTCCCGCGCACGTTGACCGCCGACTCCCCCTCGATCGTGCTGACTTCCCCACGGGTTGTGCTTGGCTTTTCCGCTGAAGACGTCTCGCGTGTGGACTTGAGTCCGCACGCGAGACAAAATCGGTCGAAAAACCTCGCACAATGGGGGAGGGGCTGAAGGCTAATGGCTCTTAGCGGCAGTTCTGGTAGTAGAACACCGCCAGCTGCGTGCGGTTCCTGAGCCCCAGCTTCGTCAGCACCGCCGAGATGTGATTGCGTACGGTGCCCTCGCTGAGGCAGAGCGCACCGGCGATCTCCTTGTTGTCGAGGCCATCGGCCACGGCACGCACCACATCGCGCTCGCGTGTGGTGAGGGGCGACAAGGCGGACTCGTCCGGCTGCACTGGCGCCGAGGCGGCGCCCAAGGCCGTGGCTCGTTCCAGCACCTCGTCCCCCAGCACGGACTGCCCGGCCATGACGGCGCGCAGCGCCGGGGCGATGGTGTCTATGTCCTGCTTGATGAGGTAACCACGGGCACCAAGGCGCAGCGCACCCGTGATGTACTCGTCATCCGAGAAGGTCGTGAGGAAGACGATGCGTGCGGTGGGGTGCGCGCCAAGGATCTCGCGTGAGGCCGTGAGGCCGTCGCCGTCGGGCATCTGGATGTCCATGAGGAGCACCTCGGGAAGCTCGTCCTCAAAGAGGCGCACCGCATCGGGGCCGCTGGTGCCTAGACCGACGACATCGATGTCCTTCTCGGCAGACAGGATGAGGCGGAGCGATTTCGCGACGATGGCGTCGTCATCCACCACGATGACCCTCATGTGCCCACCTTTCTGGGAATCGATGCGAAGACCTGGAAGCGTTGCGCATCGAAGTCTGTGTGAAACGTGCCCCCCAGGGATTCCACGCGCTCACGCATGGCACGCAGCCCCAGTCCCCGTTCCGAGAGCTCGCCCGCTTCCATGCTGCCCGTGGGCATGTCGCCATCGTTCTCTATGGTCAGCTGCCACAGGCCGGGGAACTCGCGCGCATGGATGGTGGCCGCACGTGCGTGCGCATGGCGCTCGGCATTGGTGAGCGCCTCGCGTGCGACGGCGACAAGGCAGCGCGTCGTCGCGGCGCTGGGCGTGTCCCTCAGGCCGTACTCCACGCTCACCCGTGCATGGGGACTGCGCACCGCAAGCCTATCCAGCTCGACGCGGAGGTCCATCGCATGGTCATCCAGGGCATGCACGCTCGCACGCATGGCATCCATCGTCTCGTCGAGTCCGGACCGGAGCTCGTCCAGCTCACCCGTGACACATACGTCGTCGTGATGGACGAGCCTGAGCGCGGCGACCTGGTAGATGAGGCGCGTCAGGCTATGACCCACGCCGTCGTGCACCTCACGGGCCATGCGCGTACGCTCGGCAAGGGTGGCAGCCTGCGACGCCTCACCACGTGCGTCCTCAAGCTCGCGGTTTTGCGCGCGCAGCGCAAGCAGGCGGTCCGAGAGCTCATCCTCGGTCTCGTACAGACGCCCGCGTGCCTCGGCAAGGCGCACCTCCCTTGTGGCAAGCAGCGCACAGACCGTAGCCGCAGCCAACGTGACCGCAGCTATGGTGGGGTCGCCTGCGGCATGTCCGGCGGCGAAGGCGCACAGCCATGCGACGTGCAGCCGCCAGGGCACGTGGAGCGCGAGCTCGAAGGTTGCGAGGGGAAGCGCTGCCGTGGCGCCTGGTGCAAGGGCCATGACGCATGCGGTGACGATCGCCACCGCTCGCGCCACCTCCCCGCCTCGCGTTCGCATGAGGCTTGCGAGTGACGTGAGGGTGATGGCGGCGACGAGCCACGCCACGCCCACGGCATCGGTGCGTCCACCGAGCACGGAGAGGCAGGCACAGAGCACGAGCACGAAGGTCTTGTCCACAGCACGTTCCATGGTGTCATTGTACGGGAGTGATGGCGTGTCCTGCCATCGACCTTCCACCATGACAGGTGTCATGGGTCGGATGGGGTGGCCTTATGACGTTCCGCACTTCCCATCTCGTGGCCTTCCCACGAGAATGACAGGTGTACGCGATGGGTGCAAAAGCCAGGTGCCCACACGTGGCATCGCCACGTGTCGCGCCGCCCCCATCGACGGGAGCATCGAGAAGTGCCGAGGGAGCGGGACATGCCAACACAGACTGTCGTGCACGTGGATAACCTCGTCAAACGCTATGGGGGCCTCTGTGCCGTCAACCACCTGAGCCTGGACATCGCGCAGGGTGAGATCTTCGGCCTGCTCGGTCCCAACGGCTCGGGCAAGACCACGACCATCAACTGCATCCTGCAGCTGCTGCGCTACGACCACGGTACCATCGAGCTCTTTGGCACACCCATGGCGCCTACGGCCTACGATCTCAAGCGGCGCATCGGCATCGTCCCGCAGGCGGTTGCGGTCTACGACGAGCTCACGGTGCGTGAGAACATCGACAGCTTCTGTGCGCTCTACGTGAGCGACCATGCCCGCCGTCGCCAGCTCGTGAACGAGGCCGTCGCCTTCGTGGGGCTCGAGAAGTTCCAGGGCTTCCGACCCAAGAGGCTCTCGGGGGGCCTGTTGCGCCGCCTCAACATTGCCTGTGGCATCGCGCACAGGCCCGAGCTCATCATCCTCGACGAGCCCACGGTGGCAGTGGACCCTCAGAGCAGGAACGCCATCCTCGACGGCATCCGTCGCCTCAACGAGGCGGGTTCCACCGTCATCTACACTTCGCACTACATGGAGGAGGTCGAGGAGCTTTGCAGTCGCATCATGATCATGGACCACGGCCGCTCGGTGGCCGCCGGCACGGTGGACGAGCTCAAGGCCATGGTCTCGGTGGGGGAGCGCGTCACGGTGGAGCTTGCGGACGTTTCCGAGCAGGTGGTTGATCAGGTGCGTCGCCTCCCTCACGTGCGCTGCGTCACCGTCGACGGCATGCTACTGCGCATCGGGTGCACGGCGGGCGGCCACAACCTGGCCGACGTCCTCGGCGTGCTCACGGATGCCGGCGTTGCGTACGGGCGCGTGCTCTCCGAGCCACCGACCCTAAATGACGTGTTCCTCGATATCACGGGTCGCGCCCTGCGCGACGAGGCATAGGGGGCTTCCATGCGCTGCAGCCTCAAGACCTGCGTCATCGCCCTCGTGCGCGAGAAGACGCTCCTGTGGTGGGCCTTCCTGTTTCCCGTCGTGATGTGCCTGCTCTTCATGGGGATGTTCTCCCACCTCGATGCCGGCTATGCCGAAGCCACCACCAGGCTTGCCGTGGTGGAGGATGCCAACTACCAGGGAGCCTACGGGCTGCCGGAGACCATCGAAGCCATCAGCTCGCCCGATGCCAGTCCCAAGGTCGCCGACGTCACGGCCTATGACACCGAGGACGCTGCCCTGGCGGCCACCAACGCCGGTGACGTTGACGCCTACCTCATGGTGGATGGGGATGGCATGCCCCAGCTCCATGTGGCGGCTCGCCTGAATGGCGAGCTGCAGCCTGCCGTGCTCGAGGCCGTGCTCGACAGCTACCTGCACACGAGGAACGGGATTGCGACACTCCTCGAGCGGGACCCACAGGCACTCGAGGATGCCTCCACCGTTGCGGCCTTCCGCTCGGATGCCGTGCGGACGGTGCGCCTTCAGGCCACGAAGGCGGCTCCCGATGGCAAGGTGCGCTACTACTTCGCCCTTCTGGGCATGGTCGCGGGCATGGGCATGATGCTTTCCTCCCAGGCGCTGCGCCGCGTGCTTCCGCGGTGCAGCGAGGTCGGGGCTCGCGTGGCGGTGGCTGGCACGCCTCGCTGGCGCATCCTAGCGGCCACGATCCTGGGCTCATGGCTCTGCGAGTTCGCGGTCATGCTTGCGGTGGTCGCCTTCATGCGCCTCGTCTGTGGCGTGGACTTTGGGAGCAACGCCCCGCTCGTGACGCTCGCGGTGCTCATGTCGACCCTTACGGCCTGTGCGCTGGGCAGCCTCATCGGCACCTTCGCGGGTCTCACGGGAGGCGGGACGCCTCTGGTGTCTGCTGTCAGCTGTGGCCTCTCGTTCTTCACAGGGCTCTATGGCGCCGCCTCCCAACAGGTGAGCGATGGCCTTGAGGCGGGCATGCCCCTGCTTGCCCACGCGAACCCACTCTGGCAGATGACGCACTGCTTCTTCTCGTTGCTGTACTACGACACCCTGGCGCCGTTCTGGTGGAGCTGCCTCATGCTGGTGACAATGGCGCTCGCGTTCTTCTGCCTGGCGGCACTCAACATGAGGAGGGCGTCCCATGTCTAGCTTCAAGACCTGCCTCAGGATCCTGTGGGGTCACAAGGTGGTGCTCCTCGTCTACATCGTGCTGCTCTCCCTGCTGGGGCTTCTGATGGGACTGGGGTCCGGGCATGACGACACGACCTCCTACGAGCGGGCCGTGCCCAACGTCGCCGTGATAGACCGCGATGGGTCCGCCCTCTCGCAGGCGCTCAGGGCCCATGTGGAACGGGGCAGCAACACGGAGACGATCGCGGACGACCCGCTTGCCATCCAGGATGCCATCGCCAAGGGGAGCGTCTCGTATATTCTCGTGATTCCCGCGGGGTGGGGCCAGGGTCTCATGGATGCCGCGGCGGCGGGCACGAGCGCACCCGACCTCGAGACCTATGTCTCATACCAGTCGGCCGAGGGCTCGCTCGTGGACGTCGAGACCGTGGGCTATGCGCAGGGGCTCTATGGCAGCGCGGCCACGATGGGTGGCGACCAGGAGGAGGTGGCGTCCCTCACGGACGGCGCCATGGAGGAGCGCACGGCAACGAGCATCGCCCGACAGGACGCGACGCCCCTTTCCGATGCCTTCGAGTTGGCATGCAAGTTCTCCACCTATCCGATGCTCGCCGGCATCTCCGTCTGCATTGCCATCCTCATGGAGAGCCTCAACGCCGAGGCCGTGCTCGACCGGAGGTTGGTGGCGCCCACGACAGCACGTCGGCGCAACGGCGGCCTGCTTGCGGTCTGCATCCTGCTCGGCGTCGGTGTGTGGGCATGGATATTTGGCCTCGACGTCCTCCTCTTCGTCCGCGGGGAACTTGCCACCTCCCCGGCTCAGGTGGCGCTTGTGGGTGGCTCCCTCGCTGCCTACGCGTTCTTCTCCGTCGCAAGTGGCTTTCTGCTTGGACAGCTGCGTCTCTCGGCGAACGCGGCGAACGCCTTCGCCAACATTGCGGGCATGGCGATGTCCTTCCTCGGTGGTGCCTGGGTGGGACTGAGCCTCCTGCCGGACGCGTTGGTCACCCTTGCGCACTTCACACCTGCGTACTGGTGCTGTGAGGTGGTGACATCTGCCGTGAGCATGGTTGACGTGAGTCAGCAGACAGTGCTGCCGCTCGTGGGCCAGATAGGCATCGTGGCGCTCTTTGGTTGCGCCGTGCTCACCGTGGCGCTGCTGGTGGGTCGCAACCGTGGCCGCGACGAGCTGGCCTAGGTTGCCCCATCGTGCCTAGACGGCATGGCGATGACGAGTCGTATGCAAAATCTCGGTCCTCTCGGGCGGCAGCATCTGGATGCCTCATCCCTATACCTGCGCTGATGGAACGGAAGGCACCTGCGTGATTGCATACGACTCGGAAGGTGCCCCGCACGGTCGTGGATGCTAGGCCACGGTCCCCTTGGGTAGAAGAAGGATGACGCGACACCACAAGGGGTCAATCCCATGGCCCAGATGGGAGACGATCATGATCGATGAGAGGGCACTTTGGAACATCAGTGCTGGTGTCTATCTCTTTACCTGCACGGATGCGGATGGCAAGCGGCCCATCGGCCGCACGATCGATGCGGTCTCGCAGGCGAACGCCAAACCTGCCATCATCACCGTCTCGCTGCACAAGGGAGGCCACAGCTCCCATGTGGTCAAGCCGTTTGGCCACTTCAGCCTCACCGTGCTTGCCAAGGACGCACCGATGGATCTCATCAAGGGGTTTGGCCTGCGCTCGAGCAAGGACAACGACAAGTTTGCGGGCCTTGAGGTCAGGCACGACGAGCAGGGCGTCCCATGGGTTGCGGACGGCGCGCTCTCCCAGATATCCTGCGATGTCAAGGCGATCCTGGATGAGGGCGACCACCTGCTCATCCTGGGCGAGGTCACGGGGTCCCAGGTTCTCGCGCAGGGAGAACCAATGACCTACGGCTACTATCGTTCCCTCAAGTAGGTGGGGGCGGCGGGGATGGGCTGACGGCCCGGGCCATCCGTGTGCCAGCGGCCCGGGCGTGCCCATGGGGATGGTCGTCGCCCTCGAGCCCCTCTTCATCATGTACCTGGAAACCTTTGCCACCACCTCCAGCGCACCTCACGGGTGTTCGGCATGGGCAGCGACGAGCTGGCCCGCGATTCCGTGTGCGCGCTCTTCAAGAACCAGGGCGTCTATACAGCTGCCTGCCGTAGGCCACCTTTCGCCGTGGGATGTGGCCTGCGTCGCCCTCGGGCCAGGGTCTTGGCACGGGTGTCCGTCGGTCTACCGCAGACGGCCCATCTGAACTGCAACTATGCACGTTCCTGTACTTTATGCTGGTAAACGGCATCATAGGGACCGTACGCCATGCGCCTTTTGTCCATGGGTGCCCACGGGCGGGCGCCCATGACGGATGGTCGCGGGCCATGGCACGCCCCAGCCTGGAGTCTTCGAGGTGGCCGGGATACCGCGTGGTGACGCGCGGCACCACTCACTACAATGCAAAAGGTTGATCGCACAGAGCACTGAGCTCGTTTCCGAGGGGACCTTCATGCCAAGCCTGCAGGACCAGATTGCATCACGTCGCACCTTCGCCATCATCAGTCACCCCGATGCGGGCAAGACGACCCTCACCGAGAAGCTGCTGCTCTACACCGGCAGCATCCAGACGGCAGGCTCGGTCAAGGGCAAGGCGAGTGCCCGGCATGCCGTCTCGGACTGGATGGACATCGAGAGGGAGCGCGGCATCTCCGTGACGTCCTCCGTCCTGCAGTTCACCTATGGCGACTACTGCATCAACATCCTCGACACCCCCGGTCACCAGGACTTCTCCGAGGACACCTACCGCACGCTCATGGCTGCCGACGCCGCCGTCATGGTCATCGACGGCGCCAAGGGCGTGGAGGCGCAGACCAAGAAGCTCTTCCGTGTGTGCACGCTGCGTCATATCCCCATCTTCACCTTCGTGAACAAGCTCGATCACGATGCGCGTGACCCCTTCGATCTCATGGAGGAGATAGAGACGGTCCTGGGCATCGGCACCTACCCCATGAACTGGCCCATCGGCAGTGGTCGCAGCTTCAGGGGCGTGTTCGACCGCTCCTCGCGGCGCGTGCTCGCCTTCGAGGGGGATGGCCACGCCAACGTCACCAAGAGGGTCGCCGAGGTCGAGGCGGAGCTGGGCGATTCCACGCTCGACGGGCTCATCGGGCAGGAGAACCACCAGGAGCTGACCGACGACATCGAGCTTCTTGACGGTGCGGACCACGAGTTCGACCTCGACGCCGTCCGCACGGGCCGGCTCACCCCGGTGTTCTTTGGCTCGGCCCTCACCAACTTTGGCGTGGAACCCTTCCTCAAGGACTTCCTGCGCCTGGCCCCAGCGCCCCTGCCCTACACGGACGAGCTCACGGGCGAGCAGGTTGCTCCCACGTGCGACGACTTCTCGGGCTTCGTGTTCAAGATCCAGGCCAACATGGACAAGAACCACCGCGACCGCATCGCCTTCGTGCGCATCTGCTCGGGAAGGTTCGAGCGCGGCATGGACGCCTATCACGTGCAGGGTGACCGCCGCCTCAAGCTGGCCACGGGCACCTCGATGATGGCCGATGACCGCGCCATCGTGGACGAGGCCTTTGCGGGCGACGTCGTGGGCCTCTTCGACCCGGGCGTCTTTTCCATCGGCGACACCGTGTGCACGGGTAGGCAGCACGTGCGCTACCCCGGCATCCCCACGTTCGCGCCGGAGCACTTCGCTCGCGTCACGCAGGTGGACACGCTCAAGCGCAAGCAGTTCGTCAAGGGCGTGGAGGAGCTCGCGCAGGAGGGTGCCATCCAGATCTTCCGCGAGCTGGGCTCAGGCATGGAGAGCGTCATCGTGGGTGTGGTGGGCGTGCTGCAGCTGGACGTGCTGGAGCGGCGCCTCAGGAGCGAGTATCACGTGGCCGTGAGCCGCAGCCCGCTGCCGTACACGCAGATCCGCTGGGTGCAGAACGGACCCGACGAGCTGGACGTGCGCGCGCTCGACCTCTCGCGCGACACGGCGCGCGTGGAGGACATGCGCGGCGCGCGCCTGCTGCTCTTCACCAACGAGTGGAACGTCGACTGGGCCATCGAGCGCAACCCCAAGCTCAGGCTCTCCGAGTTCGGCAACGTCTCGGTGTGAGGCCACGTCCGCCCTGCGCTCAAGGGAAGATGACGGTGCGCTTATGCGAGTGCGGGATGTCATGATGTTTATGTATCAAAATAAGGCTCTCTTCCTGTCATGCTCTGCAATGAGGGTAAGGTGGACCCTGCACTGAGGACACGCAGCGCGTCGTACGTTTGAAGATCATCTGGTGGAGCTGGGCATGGTGAGGGTGCCTCGACTCCATCCTTCCATCCGGTACGTGCCACCTGATTCGAAGGGACGCTCATGACCGCCCGTACCTCCAAGCCGTTTGAGAAGACCGCTCAGTTCTATTGGGTGTTCGTCGTGCTTGCCGCCACCTTGTATCTGATCACGTCTTTTCCTGGCATACTGGGCACCCTCTTCACACTGGCGCTCCTCGCGGTGATGGCCGCTGTCATTCGGTCAGTGGAGGGCGGGTCTGATGCGCGTGAGCGCGACGGGTCTGACGGCGCTCCCCTCGGAGGGGCGACCGAGGTGGTCACGCTCGGCTCTTCCATCAAGGGCCGCCTTGGTGGAAGGCGGCCTGTGCGCATGCCACGAAGACCCAAGAGGTTCCAGAGCATCTTCATGGCGCTCTATGTGGTGGACTCTGTCGTCTTCGCACTTGTGGTCGTTGTGCGTATGCTCGCGTCTGGCAAGGGATACCCATCGTTTGCCCTGCTTGATGTCATGTCGCCCGATGATTCATATATCCTTGACCTCATTCTGATCTGCGCGGCGCAGGGAGCCTTTACGCAGGGGATCTTTCGCTTCCTGGCATTTGGTGCGAGGTATGCTGGCCCCGCGCAGGAAAACGACCAGCAGCATGGCCAGCATGAGGACAAGGACGTCCTCGTGAAGGACGATGCGCAGGACAGGGACCGATAGGCCAGCTCACGACGGAATCGGTGGTGCCTGGCCTGCCATGATGGCGGACCAGGCACTGTGACGTGCAGGCCCGCCTCACGCGTTACGCCAGGCGCGCCTCGAGGGCCCCGATGATCCTGTCGCCCATGGCAGTGGTACCCAGCACGCGATCGGCAGGCGAGGCCCCATCGGCGATGTCCGCGGTGCGCCAGCCGGCGTCGAGCACGTCGTCCACGGCACCGGCCAGGGCATCCGCCGCCTCGTCCATCTGGAAGCTGTAGCGCAGCATGAGCTCCACGGAGAGTATCTGCGCAAGCGGGTTGGCGATGCCCTTGCCCGCGAGGTCGGGCGCGGAGCCATGGCTGGGCTCGTAGAGGGCCGTGCCATCGCCCAGCGAGGCGCTGGCGAGCATGCCGAGCGATCCGGTGAGCATGGAGGCCTCGTCGGAGAGGATGTCACCGAAGGTGTTCTCGGTCACGAGCACGTCGAACTGCGCCGGGTTGGCCACGAGCTGCATGGCACAGTTGTCCACGAGCATGTCCTCGCCCTCGACGTCCTCGAACTCCTCGTTGAGGCGGTGGTTGACCTCGCGCCACAGACGGGAGGTCTCGAGCACGTTGGCCTTGTCCACCGAGGTCACGACCTGGCTGCGGCGTGCGGCCGCCTCGTAGGCCCAACGCACCACGCGCTCGATCTCGTACTCGGCATACTCCATGGAGTCGGTGGCGACCTCGCCGCTCGTGCCGTCCACACCGGCACCGTCGACGTCGTGCACGCGTTCGTGTGTGCCAAAGTAGAGGCCGCCCGTGAGCTCGCGCACGATGAGCAGGTCCACGCCATCCAACCGCTCCGGGCGCAGGGGGGAGGCGTCACGCAGTGCCGTGTAGATGCGCACGGGCCGCAGGTTGAGGTAGAGGCCGAGGCTCTTGCGGATGGCAAGCAGGCCCTGTTCGGGGCGCACGCTCGCGGAGGGGTCATCCCACGCGGGACCGCCGACGGCGGCAAGGAGCACGGCGTCCGCCGCCTTGGCCGCCTCGAGCGTCGCGGGGGGGAGTGCCGTGACCTCCTCGCCCGCGGTACGCGTGGCATCGATGGCAGCGCCGCCGATGAGCTGGTCCTCGCAGACGAAGTCCACGTCCGTGGCCGTGCCGATGACGGCGAGCACGCGCTTGGCCTCGGCAAGGATCTCCGGGCCAATGCCATCGCCGGGCAGGGTGACGATCTTGTAGGTGGTGTGGGCCATGCTATGCCTCCTTGTGGGCGAGCAGCTTCCTGGTGCGGGCGACCAAGCCGCCCTCGTTGATGATCTCCTGGATGAACGGTGGGAAGGGCTGGGCGTCGAAGCTCTGGCCGTAGGTCTCGTCGCGCACCGTGCCCGTGTCGGCGTCCACGCTTACCACGTCGCCGTCCTGGATGGCATCCACGGCCTCGGGGCACTCCAGGATGGGCAGGCCGATGTTGATGGCGTTGCGGTAGAAGATGCGCGCGAAGCTCTTGGCGATGACCACCGAGACGCCCGCGGCCTTGATGGCCACCGGTGCATGCTCGCGCGAGGAGCCACAGCCGAAGTTCTCGTCGGCCACGATGATGTCACCGGGCCGCACACGGCTGGTGAACGTGGCATCCAGGTCCTCGAGGCAGTGGCGGGCCAGCTCGGCGGGATCGCTCGTGTTGAGGTAGCGCGCCGGGATGATCACGTCGGTGTCGATGTCGCGCCCGTAGCAAAATGCGGTGCCCTTGAACTTCATGCTGTGTCCCTTCTGGTCTTGGGGGGAGGCGTGCCCTCCGTACTACTCAGACGGTGCCTCGCGAACTCGTACGGAGCGTACGTCCCCCTCGCTCATGTCAAGACGTGTCAGACCCGTGCAGCCCCGGGCTGCTCCCTCTCGGCCATCGCGCCGCGTCATCGTTCCGGTGCAGGCTACGGGTGGGGGCTGTGGCGCGCTCGGGTCCCCTCCCGCGGCCCTAGCTCAGGTCCTGCGGCAGGGCGATGTGTCCCGCGACGGCCGAGGCGGCGGCGACGGCCGGCGAGGCCAGATAGACCTCGGAGGTGGGGTCACCCATGCGTCCGACGAAGTTGCGGTTGGTGGAGCTCACGCAGCGCTCGCCGGCTGCCAGGATGCCCATGTAGCCGCCCAGACAGGGTCCGCAGGTGGGGGTGGAGACCACACAGTGGGCGTCGATGAAGACGTCCATGAGGCCCTCGTGCACGCACTGGAGCCACACGCCCTGGGTGGCGGGGATCACGATGCAGCGAACGGAGGGGTCGACGGTGCGTCCGCGCAGGACGTCTGCCGCGGCCCGCATGTCTTCGATGCGACCGTTCGTGCAGGAGCCGATGACCGCCTGGTCGATGGCGATGTGGCGGCTCTCAAAGACGGGGTGGGTGTTGGAGGGGAGGTGGGGCCAGGAGACGGTGGGGATGACGTCCGCCGCGTCGATGTGGATGACCTGCCGGTAGGAGGCGTCCTCGTCGGGGTGGTACGCGCGCAGGGCATGCTCGGCGCGCCGCTCGACGTACGCGCGACACCTGTCATCCACCTCGAAGAGGCCCGCCTTGCCGCCAGCCTCGATGGCCATGTTGGCGATGGTCAGGCGCCCCTCGATGGAGAGATGCTCGATGGTGGATCCGGCGAACTCCATGGCGCAGTAGAGGGCGCCATCCACGCCGATCCGGCCGATCACGTGGAGGATGATGTCCTTGGCCGAGGCCCCCTCGGGCAGCTCGCCCTCGATCTCGAAGCGGATGGTCTCGGGCACCTTGAACCAGGCGCGGCCGGTGGCCATGCCCACACCGGCATCCGTGGAGCCCACACCCGTGGAGAAGGCGCCGATGCCGCCGTAGGTGCAGGTGTGGGAGTCGGCACCAATCACGAGGTCGCCGGGGACCACGATGCCCTGCTCGGGCAGGAGGGCATGCTCGATGCCCATGCAGCCCTGCTCGAAGTAGTGCGTGATGCCCATCTCATGGGCGAAGTCACGTGTGACCTTGGTCTGCTCGGCGCTCTTGATGTCCTTGTTGGGGGAATAGTGGTCAGGCACGAGGAAGATCTTGTCCCTGTCCCAGATGCCCGCACCGATCTCTCGCACCGTCTTGATGGCGATGGGGGCCGTGATGTCGTTGGCGAGCACGCCATCGAGGTCGCACTCGATGAGCTGTCCGGGGACGACCTCCTCGAGGCCGGCGTGGTCGGCGAGGATCTTCTCTGCCATGGTCATGGGGCGTGACATATGTCTCCTATCTTCTCCCTTTCCTGTGTGGTGCGCATGCGGTGGGCCGCGGTGACGTGGCCCTATTGGCGTGTGACGAGCGAGTCGACGAACTGACGTGCGCCGCGGGCGGAGCGTCCGCCCCGCCTCGTGGCAAAGCGCTCGGCGAGCAGGTCGAGCTCCCCCTCGTCCATGGTGACGTGGTCCGCTTCGGCAAGCTGATGCACGATGTCGAGGTATGTAGCCTTGTCGGGCCTGTGGAACGAGACGTGGATGCCAAAGCGATCCGAGAGCGAGACGATCTCCTGCAGCGTGTCGTTGAGGTGGACGTCATCGCCCTCGCGATCCGAGAAGGTCTCCCGCACCAGGTGGCGGCGGTTGCTCGTGGCATAGATGGCAACGTTGGCCGACTTCGCCGAGACGGACCCCTCGAGGATGGCCTTGAGTGCGG contains:
- a CDS encoding flavin reductase family protein — protein: MIDERALWNISAGVYLFTCTDADGKRPIGRTIDAVSQANAKPAIITVSLHKGGHSSHVVKPFGHFSLTVLAKDAPMDLIKGFGLRSSKDNDKFAGLEVRHDEQGVPWVADGALSQISCDVKAILDEGDHLLILGEVTGSQVLAQGEPMTYGYYRSLK
- a CDS encoding peptide chain release factor 3 produces the protein MPSLQDQIASRRTFAIISHPDAGKTTLTEKLLLYTGSIQTAGSVKGKASARHAVSDWMDIERERGISVTSSVLQFTYGDYCINILDTPGHQDFSEDTYRTLMAADAAVMVIDGAKGVEAQTKKLFRVCTLRHIPIFTFVNKLDHDARDPFDLMEEIETVLGIGTYPMNWPIGSGRSFRGVFDRSSRRVLAFEGDGHANVTKRVAEVEAELGDSTLDGLIGQENHQELTDDIELLDGADHEFDLDAVRTGRLTPVFFGSALTNFGVEPFLKDFLRLAPAPLPYTDELTGEQVAPTCDDFSGFVFKIQANMDKNHRDRIAFVRICSGRFERGMDAYHVQGDRRLKLATGTSMMADDRAIVDEAFAGDVVGLFDPGVFSIGDTVCTGRQHVRYPGIPTFAPEHFARVTQVDTLKRKQFVKGVEELAQEGAIQIFRELGSGMESVIVGVVGVLQLDVLERRLRSEYHVAVSRSPLPYTQIRWVQNGPDELDVRALDLSRDTARVEDMRGARLLLFTNEWNVDWAIERNPKLRLSEFGNVSV
- the leuB gene encoding 3-isopropylmalate dehydrogenase, giving the protein MAHTTYKIVTLPGDGIGPEILAEAKRVLAVIGTATDVDFVCEDQLIGGAAIDATRTAGEEVTALPPATLEAAKAADAVLLAAVGGPAWDDPSASVRPEQGLLAIRKSLGLYLNLRPVRIYTALRDASPLRPERLDGVDLLIVRELTGGLYFGTHERVHDVDGAGVDGTSGEVATDSMEYAEYEIERVVRWAYEAAARRSQVVTSVDKANVLETSRLWREVNHRLNEEFEDVEGEDMLVDNCAMQLVANPAQFDVLVTENTFGDILSDEASMLTGSLGMLASASLGDGTALYEPSHGSAPDLAGKGIANPLAQILSVELMLRYSFQMDEAADALAGAVDDVLDAGWRTADIADGASPADRVLGTTAMGDRIIGALEARLA
- a CDS encoding 3-isopropylmalate dehydratase small subunit; the encoded protein is MKFKGTAFCYGRDIDTDVIIPARYLNTSDPAELARHCLEDLDATFTSRVRPGDIIVADENFGCGSSREHAPVAIKAAGVSVVIAKSFARIFYRNAINIGLPILECPEAVDAIQDGDVVSVDADTGTVRDETYGQSFDAQPFPPFIQEIINEGGLVARTRKLLAHKEA
- the leuC gene encoding 3-isopropylmalate dehydratase large subunit, producing MSRPMTMAEKILADHAGLEEVVPGQLIECDLDGVLANDITAPIAIKTVREIGAGIWDRDKIFLVPDHYSPNKDIKSAEQTKVTRDFAHEMGITHYFEQGCMGIEHALLPEQGIVVPGDLVIGADSHTCTYGGIGAFSTGVGSTDAGVGMATGRAWFKVPETIRFEIEGELPEGASAKDIILHVIGRIGVDGALYCAMEFAGSTIEHLSIEGRLTIANMAIEAGGKAGLFEVDDRCRAYVERRAEHALRAYHPDEDASYRQVIHIDAADVIPTVSWPHLPSNTHPVFESRHIAIDQAVIGSCTNGRIEDMRAAADVLRGRTVDPSVRCIVIPATQGVWLQCVHEGLMDVFIDAHCVVSTPTCGPCLGGYMGILAAGERCVSSTNRNFVGRMGDPTSEVYLASPAVAAASAVAGHIALPQDLS